CAGCAAGTGCCGACCAACCCGGCCGGTCATCTGCAAGGCAAGTCGGCGGCCAATTCGACTGAACCGGCGCCTGTCGACAAGGCGAAAAAGGGCGGCGCATGAATCTCTCGCGGCTGTTCATCCTTCGCCCGGTAGCGACCACCCTGAGCATGCTTGCCATCGTGCTGGCCGGCATGATCGCCTATCGCTTGCTACCGGTGTCGGCTTTGCCTCAGGTCGATTACCCGACCATTCGGGTCATGACGCTCTATCCCGGCGCCAGTCCGGACGTCATGACCAGCGCCGTGACCGCGCCACTTGAGCGCCAGTTCGGACAGATGCCGGGCCTGACGCAAATGGCGTCGACCAGTTCTGGCGGCGCCTCGGTGTTGACCCTGCGTTTCAGCCTCGACATCAACATGGACGTCGCCGAGCAACAGGTGCAGGCCGCGATCAATGCCGCGACCAACCTGTTGCCCAAGGATCTGCCGGCACCGCCGGTGTACAACAAGGTCAACCCGGCGGATACCCCGGTGCTGACCCTGGCCATCACTTCCAAGACCATGTTGCTGCCCAAGCTCAACGACTTGGTCGACACCCGCATGGCGCAGAAAATCGCCCAGATCAGCGGCGTCGGCATGGTCAGCATTGCCGGCGGTCAGCGTCAGGCGGTGCGAATCAAGGTCAACCCCGAAGCCCTTGCGGCCAATGGCCTGAACCTGTCAGACGTGCGCACGCTGATCGGCGCTTCCAACGTCAACCAGCCCAAGGGCAACTTCGACGGCCCGACCCGGGTGTCGATGCTCGATGCAAACGATCAACTGACCTCGCCCAAGGACTACGCCAACCTGATCCTGGCCTACGCCAACGGCGCGCCCTTGCGACTCAAGGATGTGGCGGAAATCGTCGACGGCGCCGAAAACGAACGTCTGGCGGCATGGGCCAACGAGAACCAGGCCGTACTGCTGAACATCCAGCGTCAGCCCGGGGCCAATGTGATTGAGGTGGTGGACCGGATCAAGGCCTTGCTGCCGAGCATCACCGACAACCTGCCGGCCGGCCTTGAAGTAACTGTGCTGACCGACCGCACCCAAACCATCCGCGCCTCGGTCAAAGACGTACAGCATGAATTGCTGATCGCCATCGCCCTGGTGGTCATGGTCACGTTCCTGTTCCTGCGTCGGGCCAGCGCCACGATCATCCCCTCGGTGGCCGTGCCGTTGTCGCTGATCGGCACCTTTGGCGTGATGTACCTCGCGGGCTTCTCGGTCAACAACCTGACCCTGATGGCCCTGACCATCGCCACCGGTTTCGTGGTGGACGATGCGATCGTGATGCTGGAGAACATTTCCCGATTCATTGAAGAGGGCGACAGCCCCTTGAATGCGGCGCTCAAGGGCGCAAAACAGATCGGCTTCACCCTGATTTCCCTGACCCTGTCGCTGATTGCCGTGTTGATCCCGCTGCTGTTCATGGCGGACGTGGTGGGGCGACTGTTCCGCGAATTCGCCATCACTCTGGCGGTGGCGATCCTGATTTCCCTGGTGGTGTCCCTGACCCTGACGCCGATGATGTGCGCGCGTCTGCTCAAGCGTGAACCCAAGGAAGAAGAGCAGGGCCGCTTCTATCGAGCCAGTGGCGCCTTCATCGACTGGATGATCGCCGCGTACGGGCGCAAGTTGCAGTGGGTGCTCAAGCACCAGCCGCTGACCCTGATGGTGGCCATCGGCACCCTGGCATTGACGGTGTTTCTGTACATGGTCGTGCCCAAGGGCTTTTTCCCGGTGCAGGATACCGGCGTGATCCAGGGCATTTCCGAAGCGCCGCAATCGATCTCCTTCGCGGCGATGAGCGAGCGTCAGCAGGAATTGGCCAAGGTGATTCTCGCCGACCCGGCAGTTGAGAGCCTGTCGTCCTACATCGGCGTCGACGGCGACAACTCGACCCTCAACAGCGGTCGCTTGCTGATTAACCTCAAATCCCACAGCGACCGCGACCTGAGCGCGACCGACGTGATTGCGCGCCTGCAACCGGAACTGAACAAACTGGTAGGCATCCGCCTGTTCATGCAGCCGGTGCAGGACTTGACCATCGAGGACCGGGTCAGCCGCACGCAGTACCAGTTCAGCATGTCGTCGCCAGACTCGGAGTTGTTGAGCCTGTGGAGCGGGCGTCTGGTGGAAGCCCTGGCCGATCGCCCGGAACTCACCGACGTTGCCAGCGACTTGCAGGACAAGGGTTTGCAGGTTTATCTGGTGATCGACCGCGATGCTGCGTCGCGGGTCGGCGTATCAGTGTCGAACATCACTGATGCGTTGTACGACGCATTCGGCCAGCGGCAGATTTCCACCATCTACACCCAGGCCAGCCAGTATCGCGTGGTCCTGCAATCGCAGTCCGGCGAGAAGATCGGTCCGCAGGCGCTGGATCAGATTCACGTCAAAACCACCGATGGCGGGCAAGTGCGCCTGTCCAGCCTGGCGCACATCGAAGAGCGTCAGGCACAACTGGCGATCACGCATATTGGTCAGTTCCCGGCCGTGATGATGTCGTTCAACCTCGCGCCCGGCGTGGCGTTGGGGCATGCGGTGGACATTATCGAGCAGGTGCAGAAGGACATTGGCATGCCGATTGGCGTGCAAACTCAATTCCAGGGCGCGGCGGAAGCGTTCCAGGCCTCGCTGTCGAGCACCTTGTTGCTGATCCTGGCGGCGGTGGTGACCATGTACATCGTGCTGGGCGTTCTCTACGAGAGCTACATCCACCCGATCACCATTCTTTCGACCTTGCCCTCGGCGGCGGTCGGCGCCTTGCTGGCGTTGATCCTCAGCGGCAACGACCTGGGCATGATCGCGATCATCGGCATCATTCTGCTGATCGGTATCGTCAAGAAGAACGCGATCATGATGATCGACTTCGCCCTCGACGCCGAGCGCAATCAGGGCATGGACCCGCAGACGGCGATTTATCAGGCGGCGCTGCTGCGTTTCCGGCCGATCCTGATGACCACGCTGGCAGCCTTGTTCGGCGCGGTGCCGTTGATGCTGGCTACCGGTTCTGGCGCGGAGTTGCGTCAACCGCTGGGCCTGGTGATGGTGGGCGGGCTGTTGCTGAGTCAGGTCTTGACCTTGTTCACCACGCCGGTGATCTATCTGTATTTCGATCGTCTGGGTCGACGTTGGGGTCGCAAGCCTGAGCCCGTGGAAGCGGTAGAGCAGCCATGAACCTCTCCGGTCCTTTCATCAAGCGCCCGGTAGCGACCATGTTGTTGAGCCTGGCCATCATGCTGCTGGGTGGCGTGAGCTTCGGCCTGTTGCCGGTGTCGCCGTTGCCGCAAATGGACTTCCCGGTGATCGTGGTCCAGGCCAGCCTGCCGGGCGCGAGCCCCGAGGTCATGGCTTCGACCGTGGCCACGCCGCTGGAACGATCCTTCGGCGCCATCGCCGGGGTCAACACCATGAGCAGCCGTTCCAGCCAGGGCTCGACCCGGGTGATCCTGCAATTCGACCTTGACCGCGACATCAACGGCGCGGCGCGGGAAGTGCAGGCGGCGATCAACGCCTCGCGCAACCTGCTGCCCAGCGGGATGCGCAGCATGCCGACCTACAAGAAGGTCAACCCGTCCCAGGCGCCGATCATGGTTTTGTCGCTGACTTCGGATGTGCTGGAAAAAGGCCAGCTCTACGATTTGGCGTCGACCATCCTGTCCCAGAGCCTGTCGCAAGTGCAGGGTGTCGGCGAAGTGCAGATCGGTGGCAGTTCCTTGCCGGCGGTGCGCATCGAGCTTGAACCCCAGGCGCTGAACCAGTACGGCGTGGCCCTGGACGACGTGCGCAACACCATTGCCAATGCCAACGTGCGCCGGCCTAAGGGTTCGGTGGAAGACAGTCAGAGGCTCTGGCAAGTCCAGGCCAACGATCAACTGGAAAAAGCCAAGGATTACGAGTCGCTGATCATCCATTACGCAAACGGTGCGGCCCTGCGCCTGAAGGATGTGGCGAAAGTCAGCGACGGCGTCGAGGACCGCTACAACAGCGGTTTCTTCAACGATGACGCGGCGGTGTTGCTGGTGATCAACCGTCAGGCCGGCGCCAACATCATCGAGACGGTCAACGAGATCAAGGCACAGTTGCCGGCGTTGCAGGCAGTGCTGCCGGCCAGTGTCAAACTGAACCTGGCCATGGACCGCTCGCCGGTGATCAAGGCCACGTTGCACGAAGCGGAAATGACCCTGCTGATCGCGGTGGCGCTGGTGATACTGGTGGTGTTCCTGTTCCTCGGTAACTTCCGCGCTTCGCTGATTCCGACCCTGGCGGTACCGGTGTCCCTGGTCGGCACCTTTGCGGTGATGTACCTCTACGGCTTTTCACTGAACAACCTGTCGCTGATGGCGCTGATCCTGGCCACGGGGTTGGTTGTGGACGACGCCATCGTGGTGCTGGAGAACATTTCCCGGCACATCGACGCGGGCATTCGGCCGATGAAGGCGGCGTACCTCGGCGCCCAGGAAGTCGGCTTCACCTTGCTCTCGATGAACGTGTCTTTGGTGGCTGTGTTCCTGTCGATCCTGTTCATGGGCGGGATCATTGAGAGCCTGTTCCGCGAATTCTCCATTACGCTGGCGGCGTCCATCGTCGTTTCGCTGGTGGTTTCCCTGACGCTGACACCGATGCTCTGCGCGCGCTGGCTCAAGCCGCATACGCCGGGCCAGGAAAACCGCCTGCAACGCTGGAGCCAACGGGCCAACGAATGGATGGTCGGCAAGTATGCGACCAGTCTCGATTGGGTGCTGCGTCATCGCAGGTTGACGCTGCTTAGCCTGTTGGTGACCATCGGAGTGAACATTGCGCTGTATGTCGTTGTACCCAAGACGTTTTTGCCTCAGCAGGACACCGGGCAACTGATTGGTTTTGTGCGTGGCGATGACGGCCTGTCGTTCAGCGTGATGCAGCCGAAAATGGAAATTTTCCGCCGCGCCGTGCTCAAGGACGATGCGGTGGAGAGCGTCGCCGGTTTCATCGGCGGCACCAACGGCACCAATAACGCATTCATGCTGGTTCGTCTGAAACCGATCAAGGAACGCAGTATCTCTGCGCAGAAAGTGATCGAGCGCCTGCGCAAGGAAATGCCCAAGGTCGCCGGCGCGCAGTTGATGCTGATGGCCGACCAGGACCTGCAATTCGGTGGTGGCCGAGAACAGACCACGTCGCAGTATTCCTACATCTTGCAAAGTGGTGATCTGGGCGCGTTGCGCGAGTGGTATCCGAAAGTGGTCACCGCGCTCAAGGCCTTGCCGGAGCTGACCGCGATTGACGCCCGTGAAGGCCGTGGCGCCCAGCAAGTGATGCTGATCGTCGACCGCGATCAGGCCAAACGCCTGGGTGTAGACATGGACATGGTCACGGCGGTGTTGAACAACGCCTATAGCCAGCGGCAGATTTCGACCATCTACGACAGCCTCAACCAATATCAGGTGGTGATGGAGGTCAACCCGAAATACGCCCAGGACCCGAATACCCTCAAGCAGGTGCAGGTGATTACCGCCGACGGTGCGCGGATTCCGCTGTCGACCATCGCCCATTACGAAAACAGCCTGGAGGACGACCGCGTCAGCCACGAAGGCCAGTTCGCCTCGGAAAGCATTGCCTTCGACATGGCCGAAGGCGTGACGGTGGAGCAGGGCAGCGCCGCCATTGAGCGGGCGATTGCCTCGGTGGGCTTGCCGGAAGACGTCATTGCGAAAATGGCCGGCACCGCCGACGCCTTCGCCGCGACCCAGAAGAGTCAGCCGTGGATGATCCTGGGCGCGCTGGTCGCGGTGTACCTGGTGCTGGGCGTGCTGTATGAAAGTTACATCCATCCGCTGACCATCCTGTCGACGTTGCCTTCGGCCGGGGTCGGCGCATTACTGTCGATCTATGCGCTGGGCGGTGAATTCAGCCTGATTTCGTTGCTCGGTCTGTTCCTGCTGATCGGCGTGGTGAAGAAAAACGCCATTCTGATGATCGACCTGGCCTTGCAGCTCGAACGCCAGCAAGGCATGGCGCCGCTGGAATCGATTCGCAACGCCTGTTTGCAACGTTTGCGGCCGATCCTGATGACCACCCTGGCGGCGATCCTGGGTGCCTTGCCGTTGCTGCTCAGCCGTGCCGAAGGCGCGGAAATGCGCCAGCCGCTGGGCCTGACCATCATCGGCGGGCTGATTTTCAGCCAGGTGCTGACCCTTTACACCACCCCGGTGGTTTACCTCTATCTGGACAAACTGCGCCATCGCTTCAACCACTGGCGTGGAGTGCGTACCGATGCTGCTCTGGAAACTCCGCTATGACTGACCGTTCGCTGTTCAACCTGGCCACACCGCTGATCACCGCCCGAGGCTCGCGCTTGTTGAGCCTGTCGCTGTGCGTGGCGTTGCTCAGCGCCTGCGCCATCGGCCCGGATTACCAGCGTCCGCAAACCGCTGAGCCGGCGCAGTACAAGGAGGCGGCAGGCTGGCGCCAGGCCAATCCGAGCGATTCCCTGGCCCGTGGTGCGTGGTGGGAGCTGTATGGCGATCGGCAACTCAATGAGTTGATCGAGAAACTCAACAGCGCCAACCAGACCGTGGCCCAGTCCGAAGCCCAGTACCGCCAGGCCCAGGCCCTGGTGAGAAGCGCTCGTGGCGCGTTTTTCCCAACCGTGGATCTGACGCTGGGGAAAAACCGCTCCAGCCAGGGCACCGGTAGCAGCAGTTCCAGCTTGACCAGTTCGTCCAGTGGTATTCGCGATACTTATACCGCCCAGGCCGGCGTCAGTTGGGAGGCGGATGTCTGGGGCAAGTTACGTCGAGGCCTCGAAGCCGACACTGCCAACGCCGAGGCGAGCTTTGCCGATCTGGCGGCGATGCGTTTGAGCCAGCAGTCGGAACTGGTGCAGAACTACCTGCAATTGCGCGTCATGGACGAACAGAAACGTCTGTTGGAAGCCACTGTAGAGGCTTATC
The Pseudomonas sp. MYb327 DNA segment above includes these coding regions:
- a CDS encoding MdtB/MuxB family multidrug efflux RND transporter permease subunit, with amino-acid sequence MNLSRLFILRPVATTLSMLAIVLAGMIAYRLLPVSALPQVDYPTIRVMTLYPGASPDVMTSAVTAPLERQFGQMPGLTQMASTSSGGASVLTLRFSLDINMDVAEQQVQAAINAATNLLPKDLPAPPVYNKVNPADTPVLTLAITSKTMLLPKLNDLVDTRMAQKIAQISGVGMVSIAGGQRQAVRIKVNPEALAANGLNLSDVRTLIGASNVNQPKGNFDGPTRVSMLDANDQLTSPKDYANLILAYANGAPLRLKDVAEIVDGAENERLAAWANENQAVLLNIQRQPGANVIEVVDRIKALLPSITDNLPAGLEVTVLTDRTQTIRASVKDVQHELLIAIALVVMVTFLFLRRASATIIPSVAVPLSLIGTFGVMYLAGFSVNNLTLMALTIATGFVVDDAIVMLENISRFIEEGDSPLNAALKGAKQIGFTLISLTLSLIAVLIPLLFMADVVGRLFREFAITLAVAILISLVVSLTLTPMMCARLLKREPKEEEQGRFYRASGAFIDWMIAAYGRKLQWVLKHQPLTLMVAIGTLALTVFLYMVVPKGFFPVQDTGVIQGISEAPQSISFAAMSERQQELAKVILADPAVESLSSYIGVDGDNSTLNSGRLLINLKSHSDRDLSATDVIARLQPELNKLVGIRLFMQPVQDLTIEDRVSRTQYQFSMSSPDSELLSLWSGRLVEALADRPELTDVASDLQDKGLQVYLVIDRDAASRVGVSVSNITDALYDAFGQRQISTIYTQASQYRVVLQSQSGEKIGPQALDQIHVKTTDGGQVRLSSLAHIEERQAQLAITHIGQFPAVMMSFNLAPGVALGHAVDIIEQVQKDIGMPIGVQTQFQGAAEAFQASLSSTLLLILAAVVTMYIVLGVLYESYIHPITILSTLPSAAVGALLALILSGNDLGMIAIIGIILLIGIVKKNAIMMIDFALDAERNQGMDPQTAIYQAALLRFRPILMTTLAALFGAVPLMLATGSGAELRQPLGLVMVGGLLLSQVLTLFTTPVIYLYFDRLGRRWGRKPEPVEAVEQP
- a CDS encoding efflux RND transporter permease subunit yields the protein MNLSGPFIKRPVATMLLSLAIMLLGGVSFGLLPVSPLPQMDFPVIVVQASLPGASPEVMASTVATPLERSFGAIAGVNTMSSRSSQGSTRVILQFDLDRDINGAAREVQAAINASRNLLPSGMRSMPTYKKVNPSQAPIMVLSLTSDVLEKGQLYDLASTILSQSLSQVQGVGEVQIGGSSLPAVRIELEPQALNQYGVALDDVRNTIANANVRRPKGSVEDSQRLWQVQANDQLEKAKDYESLIIHYANGAALRLKDVAKVSDGVEDRYNSGFFNDDAAVLLVINRQAGANIIETVNEIKAQLPALQAVLPASVKLNLAMDRSPVIKATLHEAEMTLLIAVALVILVVFLFLGNFRASLIPTLAVPVSLVGTFAVMYLYGFSLNNLSLMALILATGLVVDDAIVVLENISRHIDAGIRPMKAAYLGAQEVGFTLLSMNVSLVAVFLSILFMGGIIESLFREFSITLAASIVVSLVVSLTLTPMLCARWLKPHTPGQENRLQRWSQRANEWMVGKYATSLDWVLRHRRLTLLSLLVTIGVNIALYVVVPKTFLPQQDTGQLIGFVRGDDGLSFSVMQPKMEIFRRAVLKDDAVESVAGFIGGTNGTNNAFMLVRLKPIKERSISAQKVIERLRKEMPKVAGAQLMLMADQDLQFGGGREQTTSQYSYILQSGDLGALREWYPKVVTALKALPELTAIDAREGRGAQQVMLIVDRDQAKRLGVDMDMVTAVLNNAYSQRQISTIYDSLNQYQVVMEVNPKYAQDPNTLKQVQVITADGARIPLSTIAHYENSLEDDRVSHEGQFASESIAFDMAEGVTVEQGSAAIERAIASVGLPEDVIAKMAGTADAFAATQKSQPWMILGALVAVYLVLGVLYESYIHPLTILSTLPSAGVGALLSIYALGGEFSLISLLGLFLLIGVVKKNAILMIDLALQLERQQGMAPLESIRNACLQRLRPILMTTLAAILGALPLLLSRAEGAEMRQPLGLTIIGGLIFSQVLTLYTTPVVYLYLDKLRHRFNHWRGVRTDAALETPL